A region from the Geobacter benzoatilyticus genome encodes:
- a CDS encoding ParA family protein, with product MAKIVSLLQQKGGVGKTTISVHLATQIKETFPDLKVAVADADPQQSATVWITKGNGKAGVHVFPVAQDGEGKNLKSELSEVEADLVIMDLPPAIASVSMRAALYSDLMLVPVGASALDIEAAKTAISVCKEAIELDATKQFLLVPNRVQLNSAAGRELRSVLTKFGPVSEATLCLRVAYADSVMHGIGINKFAPSSPAYQEIGMLAEEVVRMLKLKGGRSS from the coding sequence ATGGCAAAGATCGTCTCGTTATTGCAGCAGAAAGGCGGCGTCGGCAAGACAACCATCTCGGTCCACCTGGCGACGCAGATCAAGGAAACCTTCCCCGACCTGAAAGTTGCCGTGGCCGATGCCGACCCCCAGCAGAGTGCCACGGTCTGGATCACCAAAGGAAACGGTAAAGCTGGGGTCCATGTCTTCCCGGTTGCCCAAGACGGAGAAGGCAAGAATCTCAAGAGTGAGCTTTCGGAGGTAGAGGCCGATCTGGTCATCATGGATCTTCCGCCGGCAATCGCCTCGGTCTCCATGCGAGCCGCACTCTATTCCGACCTCATGCTTGTTCCGGTCGGGGCCAGTGCCTTGGATATCGAGGCGGCAAAGACGGCAATCTCGGTCTGCAAGGAAGCCATTGAGTTGGACGCCACGAAGCAGTTCCTTCTGGTACCCAACCGGGTCCAACTTAACTCCGCCGCCGGAAGGGAACTACGATCAGTGCTGACAAAGTTCGGCCCCGTTTCAGAGGCGACACTCTGCTTGCGGGTGGCCTACGCCGATTCCGTCATGCACGGCATCGGAATCAACAAGTTCGCCCCATCTTCGCCCGCTTACCAGGAAATTGGAATGCTTGCCGAAGAGGTTGTCCGCATGCTGAAACTGAAGGGAGGACGGTCGTCATGA
- a CDS encoding YgjP-like metallopeptidase domain-containing protein: MSSCMVTYGRESIPFTVLFSARKTLAIAVLPDSRVVVKAPLGAELEDIRQRVGKRSRWILRQLQYFQQFDPRMTQRNFVGGETHLYLGRQFRLKFIEGELETVRLSGGFFWIQMAGSPDSEKAKMLLNRWYAEKADGMFQVSFDRCWPRFEKLGLMKPRMQTRYLKKRWGSLSRGGLLSLNVDLIRAPRECIDYVVTHELCHLKYHDHSSEFYRLLERMMPDWERRKHKLEMALA, from the coding sequence ATGTCGTCGTGCATGGTCACATACGGCAGGGAAAGTATCCCATTCACTGTGCTCTTTTCCGCGAGGAAAACACTGGCCATCGCTGTGCTCCCAGATAGCCGAGTGGTTGTCAAGGCGCCACTCGGAGCCGAGTTAGAAGATATCCGGCAACGGGTCGGTAAGCGTTCTCGGTGGATCCTCAGACAGCTTCAGTATTTCCAACAGTTCGATCCAAGGATGACCCAACGCAATTTTGTTGGCGGAGAAACCCACCTGTATCTTGGCAGACAATTCCGCCTGAAGTTTATCGAAGGGGAACTGGAGACGGTGAGATTGTCTGGAGGGTTCTTCTGGATTCAAATGGCTGGCTCACCCGATTCAGAAAAAGCCAAGATGCTTTTGAACAGATGGTATGCCGAAAAGGCGGACGGAATGTTTCAAGTCAGCTTCGATCGTTGTTGGCCGCGATTTGAGAAGCTTGGACTTATGAAGCCACGCATGCAGACCAGGTACTTAAAGAAGCGTTGGGGTAGTCTTTCCAGAGGGGGATTGCTGTCACTAAATGTAGATTTGATCCGGGCTCCCAGGGAGTGCATCGATTACGTTGTCACTCACGAGCTTTGCCATCTGAAGTACCATGATCACAGTTCGGAGTTTTATCGACTACTAGAACGGATGATGCCGGATTGGGAACGGCGAAAGCACAAGTTGGAGATGGCGCTTGCTTGA
- a CDS encoding type I restriction endonuclease subunit R has protein sequence MTSFRFDEKFLSQIPALQLLINLGFEYLPAEEVHKQRQGKSGNVLLEEILREQLKRFNRIAYKGREFLFSEENIQTAIQKLKNVKYDGLLKTNEAVYDLITLGTALEQSIEGDSKSFTLNYINWRDWERNVFHVTAEFSVDRSRSTESARPDIVLFVNGIPLAVIECKSPMIEVDQAVSQSIRNQSDDFIPRLFIYSQLLMGVNKNSAQYATAGTHAKFWAVWKELLDRDDDIEEAINRPLTPDQQDRLFSGDFRVARDFFEVQAAAGSRLVTGQDRAIYSLCRPERLLELAYRFTVFDGGIKKIARYQQYFVIKATLERIKQLDSAGRRRGGIIWHTQGSGKSLTMVMLARNLALDPTVPNPRLVLVTDRDDLDKQLGNTFAACGMAPERATSGRNLLELVAEEKAAIVTTLIHKFDKALNQRKYQDDSPDIFMLIDESHRTNFGSFSARMRQMFPNACYLGFTGTPLLKKEKNNFVKFGGLIEPHYSINQAVEDGAVVPLLYEGRHVEMEQNKAAIDLWFERHTQGLTKEQQADLKRKYARASMLNKADQVIYMRAFDISEHYRTSAITAGFKAQLVAPSKAAALRYHEFLNDIGHVTSEVVISSPDTREGYEETDDEPTDEVVKFWQKMMKRYGSEEEYTKQIINQFKFGAEPEILIVVSKLLTGFDAPRNAVIYLCKELKEHTLLQAIARVNRLCEAKEFGYVIDYVGLLGELDKALTMYSAFEGFDEEDLNGTLISINGEIGKLPQRYSDLWDIFKEVKNSYDEEAYEVLLADNALREDFYRRLAEYSKALGIALSAESFIMGTEEEKLRRYKNDLKRFQNLKAAVKLRYAEAIDYRDYEPKIKKLLDTHIQANEVIQLNEPVNIFDEKLFNVVKEEHGIYVAGKTMAAKADAIAHATARVITEKMDEDPAFYEKFSKLIQQAIEDFRAKRISDMEYLNLAVEYRTKVVTRQHDDIPSRLIGNEEAMAYFGVLKPFLGEVGLSQEMLEIISAEIATSIKAILDHHWKVQFWDDDDARKQVINDIDDYLFDEVRGAKGVDLTLDQMDALIEKVLQIAKSRRK, from the coding sequence ATGACCAGCTTCCGCTTCGACGAAAAGTTCCTCTCCCAGATCCCCGCCCTGCAGCTCCTCATCAACCTGGGGTTCGAGTACCTCCCTGCCGAGGAAGTCCATAAACAGCGGCAGGGGAAGAGTGGCAACGTGCTGCTGGAAGAGATTCTGCGGGAGCAACTGAAGCGCTTCAATCGGATTGCGTATAAGGGGCGCGAGTTCCTCTTCAGCGAGGAGAATATCCAGACCGCTATTCAGAAGCTGAAGAACGTAAAGTACGATGGCCTGCTGAAGACCAACGAGGCGGTCTACGATCTGATTACCCTGGGAACCGCTCTGGAGCAGTCCATCGAAGGGGACTCCAAGAGCTTCACCCTGAACTACATCAACTGGCGCGACTGGGAACGGAACGTCTTCCACGTCACCGCCGAGTTCAGCGTGGACCGCTCCCGCAGTACGGAGTCGGCCCGGCCCGACATCGTACTGTTCGTGAACGGCATTCCCCTGGCGGTCATCGAGTGCAAATCACCCATGATCGAGGTGGACCAGGCGGTCTCCCAGTCGATCCGCAACCAGAGCGACGACTTCATCCCCCGGCTGTTCATCTACAGCCAGCTCCTCATGGGGGTGAACAAGAATAGCGCCCAGTACGCCACCGCCGGCACCCACGCAAAGTTCTGGGCGGTCTGGAAGGAACTCCTTGATCGTGATGACGACATAGAAGAGGCGATCAACCGACCCCTTACGCCCGACCAGCAGGACCGACTCTTCAGCGGCGATTTCAGAGTCGCACGTGACTTTTTCGAGGTCCAGGCTGCCGCAGGAAGCCGGCTGGTCACCGGACAGGACCGGGCGATCTACAGCCTCTGCCGCCCGGAGCGGCTGCTGGAGCTCGCCTACCGATTCACGGTCTTTGACGGCGGCATCAAGAAGATCGCACGCTACCAGCAGTACTTCGTCATCAAGGCGACCCTGGAGCGGATCAAGCAGCTGGACAGCGCCGGCCGCCGCCGGGGCGGGATCATCTGGCACACCCAGGGCTCGGGCAAGTCGCTCACCATGGTGATGCTGGCCCGCAACCTGGCCCTCGATCCGACGGTGCCCAATCCACGCCTCGTGCTGGTGACCGACCGCGACGACCTGGACAAGCAGCTGGGGAACACCTTTGCCGCCTGCGGCATGGCTCCGGAACGGGCCACCTCCGGAAGGAACCTGCTGGAACTGGTGGCTGAAGAGAAGGCGGCCATCGTCACCACGCTCATCCACAAGTTCGACAAGGCGCTCAATCAGCGGAAGTACCAGGACGACTCCCCCGACATCTTCATGCTCATCGACGAGAGCCATCGGACCAACTTCGGATCGTTCTCGGCCCGGATGCGGCAGATGTTCCCCAACGCCTGCTATCTCGGCTTTACCGGCACCCCCCTCCTTAAGAAGGAGAAAAACAACTTCGTCAAGTTCGGCGGCCTCATCGAGCCGCACTACTCCATCAACCAGGCGGTGGAGGACGGGGCGGTGGTGCCGCTCCTCTACGAGGGACGCCATGTGGAGATGGAGCAGAACAAGGCTGCCATCGACCTCTGGTTCGAGCGCCACACCCAGGGGCTGACGAAGGAGCAGCAGGCCGACCTGAAGCGGAAATACGCACGGGCCTCCATGCTGAACAAGGCGGACCAGGTCATCTACATGCGTGCCTTCGACATCAGCGAGCATTACCGCACAAGCGCCATCACTGCCGGCTTCAAGGCCCAGCTGGTGGCGCCGAGCAAGGCGGCGGCTCTCCGCTACCACGAGTTCCTGAACGACATCGGCCATGTCACCTCTGAGGTGGTCATTTCCTCCCCGGACACTAGGGAAGGGTACGAGGAGACCGACGACGAACCGACGGACGAGGTGGTAAAGTTCTGGCAGAAGATGATGAAGCGGTACGGCAGCGAGGAGGAATACACCAAGCAGATCATCAACCAGTTCAAGTTCGGCGCGGAACCGGAAATCCTCATTGTGGTGAGCAAACTCCTGACTGGGTTCGACGCCCCGCGCAACGCTGTCATCTATCTTTGCAAGGAGCTGAAGGAGCACACCCTGCTTCAGGCCATCGCCCGGGTGAACCGGCTCTGCGAGGCCAAGGAGTTCGGCTACGTTATCGACTACGTGGGGCTCCTGGGAGAGCTGGACAAGGCGCTTACCATGTACAGTGCCTTTGAGGGTTTCGATGAAGAGGACCTCAATGGAACCCTCATCTCCATCAACGGCGAAATCGGTAAGCTTCCCCAGCGCTATTCCGACCTCTGGGACATCTTCAAGGAGGTCAAGAACAGCTACGATGAAGAGGCCTACGAGGTTTTGCTGGCTGACAATGCCCTCAGGGAGGATTTCTACCGACGACTGGCGGAGTATAGCAAGGCGCTGGGCATCGCCCTCTCAGCCGAGTCCTTCATCATGGGGACGGAGGAAGAGAAGCTGCGGCGCTACAAGAACGACCTCAAGCGCTTCCAGAACCTAAAGGCCGCGGTGAAGCTTCGCTATGCCGAGGCTATCGACTACCGGGATTACGAGCCGAAGATCAAGAAGCTCCTCGATACCCACATCCAGGCCAATGAAGTGATCCAGCTCAACGAGCCGGTGAACATCTTCGACGAAAAGCTGTTCAATGTGGTGAAGGAAGAGCATGGCATCTACGTCGCTGGAAAGACGATGGCGGCAAAGGCGGACGCCATTGCCCACGCCACGGCGCGGGTCATCACGGAAAAGATGGATGAAGACCCGGCTTTCTATGAAAAGTTTTCCAAGCTGATTCAACAGGCCATCGAGGATTTCCGGGCAAAGCGCATTTCCGATATGGAGTACCTCAACCTGGCTGTTGAGTATCGTACCAAAGTGGTTACACGCCAGCATGATGATATCCCCTCCAGGCTCATTGGTAACGAAGAGGCCATGGCATACTTTGGCGTATTGAAGCCCTTTCTGGGCGAAGTCGGTCTTTCGCAGGAAATGCTTGAAATTATTTCCGCTGAAATCGCAACCTCGATCAAAGCCATACTCGATCATCACTGGAAGGTGCAGTTCTGGGACGATGATGATGCCAGGAAGCAGGTTATCAATGATATCGACGATTATCTGTTTGACGAAGTCAGGGGGGCAAAGGGGGTTGATCTTACCCTGGATCAAATGGATGCCTTGATCGAGAAGGTGCTACAGATAGCAAAGAGTCGGAGAAAATAG
- a CDS encoding nucleotidyltransferase domain-containing protein — MMTNNQKKMLLEKMLSELELPESAYERAKDRYDDLGEWLGRDESTVQGFEPHIYPQGSFRLGTAIRPVHEEEAYDLDLACKIQQGITKGSSTQEGLKALIGNELELYRKARNIAAPLEEKHRCWRLEYQDHLNFHMDIVPCIPADDDNQGVIFESLRKAWTDDILAESVAHLTVSITDDRHPRYRSICDDWNISNPDGYAKWFESRMNESLRMLLEKAQVDDIPVYKRKTPLQRCVQLLKCHRDLMFKDDSDVKPISIIITTLAAQAYDGEVDLYDALSNILARMGDLVNSTTPKVPNPVNPSEDFADRWAMPKYKHLKLEENFWTWLRQVRSDFDNLTRSEDATFIAEQANQRFRARMDVEDLRKSLGLAQGVSIIVPKAHSIEAAPPKPWERD; from the coding sequence ATGATGACGAACAACCAGAAGAAAATGCTTCTCGAAAAGATGTTGTCTGAACTGGAGCTTCCCGAGTCGGCGTATGAGAGAGCGAAAGATCGCTACGATGACCTTGGTGAATGGTTAGGACGGGATGAGTCCACTGTTCAGGGGTTTGAGCCCCACATTTATCCCCAAGGTTCTTTCCGACTCGGAACTGCGATCAGGCCTGTCCACGAAGAGGAAGCCTACGATCTGGACTTGGCCTGTAAGATCCAACAAGGCATTACAAAAGGATCTTCTACACAAGAAGGCCTCAAAGCCCTCATCGGCAACGAGCTAGAGCTGTACCGGAAGGCGAGAAACATCGCAGCGCCTTTAGAAGAAAAGCATCGGTGCTGGCGACTGGAGTACCAGGATCACCTAAATTTTCATATGGACATCGTCCCTTGCATCCCCGCCGATGATGATAATCAAGGAGTAATCTTCGAGTCTCTCCGAAAAGCATGGACCGATGACATCCTGGCAGAATCTGTTGCTCATCTCACGGTATCAATTACCGATGATCGGCATCCCCGCTACAGAAGCATCTGCGACGATTGGAATATCAGCAATCCAGATGGGTACGCCAAGTGGTTCGAGTCACGAATGAATGAGTCGCTCCGGATGCTGCTCGAAAAAGCCCAAGTCGATGACATCCCGGTGTACAAAAGGAAGACGCCTCTTCAGCGCTGTGTGCAACTGCTGAAGTGTCATCGCGACCTGATGTTCAAGGATGATTCAGATGTAAAGCCGATCTCCATTATCATCACGACGCTAGCGGCGCAGGCATATGACGGTGAGGTGGATCTCTACGATGCGTTGTCCAACATTCTCGCCCGGATGGGCGATCTAGTGAACTCGACAACGCCCAAGGTCCCGAACCCTGTCAATCCGAGTGAGGATTTTGCCGACCGGTGGGCGATGCCGAAGTACAAGCATCTCAAGCTGGAGGAAAATTTCTGGACGTGGTTGAGGCAGGTAAGAAGCGATTTTGATAACCTGACAAGGTCGGAGGATGCGACTTTTATTGCAGAGCAGGCGAACCAGAGATTCCGTGCCCGCATGGATGTAGAGGACCTTCGGAAGAGCCTTGGACTGGCTCAGGGCGTGTCGATTATAGTCCCCAAGGCGCATTCCATAGAGGCTGCGCCCCCGAAGCCTTGGGAAAGGGATTAA
- a CDS encoding CBASS cGAMP-activated phospholipase: MSGQVFRILSIDGGGIRGAFPAHILSCIKHRLGVNIHDHFGLISGTSTGSIVAAAVARNVDPNDVVALYREHGSSIFSRKKSLLPNKVQPGVESVYDNATLKSVLKKTFGDVRLGEISVPLLMPATDIGNGGVHVFKSAYQRPEDYQRDGQVPLHEAVLASCSAPTYFDPVKVGEYLLADGGLWANNPALAAVIDTQRRLGVSLSDVRMLSLGTGHAKTCYGVKVSKGWGLLNGWKGKEFISFLMSLQAQTTNNYLQLMLRADQVLRLDFESDCALPLDDCSALDNLISKADHIFTHNSSKIRDFLA, from the coding sequence ATGAGCGGCCAAGTCTTCAGAATCCTATCAATAGACGGCGGTGGAATTAGAGGAGCATTTCCTGCCCACATCCTCAGCTGTATTAAGCATCGTCTTGGGGTAAACATTCATGATCACTTCGGGTTGATATCAGGTACAAGCACTGGCTCCATTGTGGCTGCGGCAGTGGCACGAAATGTCGACCCGAATGATGTCGTCGCTCTATATCGTGAGCATGGTTCATCAATCTTCTCCAGGAAGAAATCCTTATTGCCGAATAAAGTTCAACCGGGAGTCGAAAGTGTTTACGACAACGCAACATTGAAGTCGGTCCTAAAGAAGACCTTTGGAGATGTCAGACTCGGCGAGATTTCCGTACCACTTCTGATGCCAGCAACTGACATCGGAAATGGTGGGGTACATGTCTTCAAATCTGCCTATCAGAGGCCAGAGGATTATCAGCGAGATGGACAGGTGCCACTCCATGAAGCAGTACTTGCCTCTTGTTCTGCTCCAACATATTTTGACCCCGTCAAGGTGGGCGAATATCTTCTTGCGGATGGCGGCCTTTGGGCAAACAATCCCGCTCTTGCTGCAGTTATCGATACTCAGCGACGGTTGGGTGTAAGTCTCTCGGATGTTCGAATGCTCTCCTTGGGCACCGGCCATGCAAAAACATGTTATGGCGTTAAGGTTTCAAAGGGGTGGGGATTGTTGAACGGGTGGAAGGGGAAGGAGTTTATCAGCTTCCTGATGTCGCTTCAGGCTCAGACAACAAATAACTACCTGCAGCTAATGTTGCGAGCTGATCAGGTTCTCCGCCTCGACTTTGAATCTGATTGTGCTCTCCCCTTGGACGACTGCTCCGCACTCGACAACTTGATTTCAAAAGCTGATCACATTTTTACTCACAACAGCTCGAAGATCAGAGATTTCCTAGCCTAG
- a CDS encoding restriction endonuclease subunit S, translated as MIPKGWKRKPLANIATIQTGIAKGSKRLNDPVELPYLRVANVQDGYLDLSVIKKIELDKSQVERYRLHVGDVLLTEGGDFDKLGRGAVWKGEIENCVHQNHIFVARPNPEILLPEFLSLLTGSSYGKAYFLSCSKQSTNLASINSSQLKDFPTLFPPLPEQIAIAKLLFNWDETIEKTERLIEAKEKQKNAFMQSLLTGNQRLKGFQEPWMEFHLGELFKERSERANDHLPLLSITREEGVIPRSEDRKDTSSEDKSNYLRICPGDIGYNTMRMWQGVSALSSLEGIVSPAYTICTPRKGVDGEFMAYLFKLPRVINLFYRYSQGLTSDTWNLKYHHFRQIRVTIPEIKEQKAIARVLKGCDEEIDLLKKQADALRRQKRGLMQKLLTGAWRVNEGVVS; from the coding sequence ATGATTCCGAAAGGCTGGAAAAGAAAACCTCTTGCGAATATTGCGACTATTCAAACTGGCATTGCTAAAGGCTCCAAGCGGCTAAATGACCCTGTAGAGTTGCCATATTTGAGGGTAGCTAACGTTCAAGATGGCTATCTAGACCTTTCAGTCATCAAAAAAATTGAGCTCGACAAGTCTCAAGTTGAACGCTATCGCCTTCATGTCGGAGATGTACTGCTGACAGAAGGCGGTGATTTCGACAAACTAGGGCGTGGTGCTGTCTGGAAGGGTGAAATCGAGAATTGCGTTCATCAGAATCACATATTTGTTGCTCGACCTAATCCTGAAATTTTGTTGCCGGAATTTCTGTCACTATTGACGGGCAGCTCTTACGGCAAAGCATATTTTTTAAGCTGTTCAAAACAGAGCACGAATCTCGCAAGCATCAATTCCTCACAACTCAAAGACTTCCCGACACTTTTCCCACCACTTCCAGAACAAATCGCTATTGCGAAACTGCTGTTCAACTGGGACGAGACCATCGAAAAGACCGAGCGATTGATTGAAGCCAAGGAGAAGCAAAAAAACGCTTTCATGCAATCGTTGTTGACAGGCAATCAGCGACTGAAGGGGTTTCAAGAGCCGTGGATGGAATTTCATCTTGGCGAACTCTTCAAAGAGCGGTCGGAAAGGGCCAATGATCATCTACCCTTGCTGTCTATTACCCGTGAAGAGGGGGTCATCCCTCGTAGCGAGGACAGGAAAGATACCTCCAGTGAGGACAAATCCAACTACTTGCGCATCTGTCCTGGTGACATCGGCTACAACACCATGCGCATGTGGCAGGGTGTTTCGGCGCTCTCTTCTCTTGAGGGGATCGTGAGCCCGGCGTACACCATCTGTACTCCCAGGAAAGGCGTAGATGGGGAGTTTATGGCTTACCTCTTCAAGCTTCCACGCGTCATCAACCTTTTCTACCGATACTCGCAGGGCCTTACCTCGGATACCTGGAACCTGAAATATCATCATTTTCGGCAGATAAGAGTGACAATCCCGGAAATCAAGGAACAGAAGGCGATTGCGAGGGTGTTGAAGGGATGCGACGAAGAAATCGACCTGCTGAAAAAGCAGGCTGACGCCCTGCGACGTCAGAAGCGCGGGCTGATGCAGAAGTTGTTGACCGGGGCGTGGCGGGTAAACGAAGGAGTAGTCTCATGA
- a CDS encoding virulence RhuM family protein, producing the protein MTQQQAGEILFYQTEDGRIRLECRFEDESLWLTQAAMAELYQVTPQNVTLHLRAIYEEGELEQAATCKDYLQVQSEGGREVSRTRKFYNLDAILAVGYRVRSHRGTQFRRWATDRLKEYLVKGFTMDDERLKNPPVAGSTVPDYFDEMLARIRDIRASERRMYLRVKEIFAMAGDYDPSWAETTKFFSVIQNKLHFAATGMTAAQLILKRADHTKPNMGLTNWKAGEVRKTDVTIAKNYLKEEEIAQLNRIVVMWLDYAEDQAERRKQVFMKDWEQKLDEFLRFNERNVLPNAGTVSKKRAEGHAREEYEQFAVRRREYKEALGEEESLKALEEAARLVGREKKKVEGGE; encoded by the coding sequence ATGACGCAACAGCAGGCCGGAGAGATTCTTTTCTACCAGACCGAAGACGGACGTATCCGGCTGGAATGCCGCTTCGAGGACGAGTCGCTGTGGCTGACCCAGGCCGCCATGGCTGAGCTGTATCAGGTCACGCCGCAGAACGTCACTCTGCACCTGAGAGCGATCTACGAGGAAGGCGAACTGGAGCAGGCAGCAACCTGTAAGGATTACTTACAAGTTCAATCAGAAGGCGGGCGCGAGGTCTCCCGGACCCGGAAATTTTACAATCTGGACGCGATCCTGGCCGTTGGCTACCGGGTCCGCTCCCACCGGGGCACCCAGTTCCGCAGGTGGGCCACTGACCGGCTGAAGGAATATCTTGTCAAGGGCTTCACCATGGACGACGAGCGACTGAAGAATCCGCCCGTGGCCGGCTCGACTGTGCCAGATTATTTCGACGAGATGCTGGCCCGCATCCGCGACATCCGTGCCAGCGAGCGCCGCATGTACCTGCGGGTGAAGGAGATCTTCGCCATGGCCGGGGATTACGATCCCTCCTGGGCGGAGACTACCAAGTTTTTCAGCGTCATCCAGAACAAGCTGCACTTCGCCGCCACCGGCATGACCGCCGCGCAACTGATTTTGAAGCGGGCGGACCACACCAAGCCCAACATGGGATTGACCAACTGGAAGGCGGGTGAGGTGCGCAAGACCGATGTTACCATCGCCAAGAACTACCTGAAGGAGGAGGAAATCGCTCAGCTCAACCGGATCGTGGTCATGTGGCTGGACTACGCCGAGGACCAGGCGGAGCGGCGCAAGCAGGTGTTCATGAAGGACTGGGAGCAGAAGCTGGACGAGTTCCTTCGCTTCAACGAGCGGAACGTTCTCCCCAATGCCGGTACCGTCAGCAAGAAGCGGGCAGAGGGCCATGCCCGCGAGGAGTATGAGCAGTTTGCGGTGCGGCGGCGGGAGTACAAGGAGGCGCTCGGTGAGGAGGAGTCCCTCAAGGCGCTGGAGGAAGCGGCACGGCTGGTGGGACGGGAGAAGAAGAAGGTGGAGGGTGGGGAATGA
- a CDS encoding type I restriction-modification system subunit M, with protein sequence MKIDQKDINNAAWAACDTFRGVVDPAQYKDYILVMLFVKYISDVWKDHYEEYRAQYGDDDVRIRRKLERERFVLPVVELKHPETGEVEDRFLADFYSLYERRSAANIGELINIVLDHIEETNKAKLEGVFRNIDFNSEANLGKTKDRNRRLKLLLEDFNKPQLDMSPRRVSEDVIGNTYIYLIERFAADAGKKAGEFYTPHMISKLVALLGGPKPGNRICDPACGSGGLLIEAAREVGDRNFALFGMESNGSTWALARMNMFLHGFDSARIEWCDTLTSPALVENDRLMKFDVVVANPPFSLDKWGADEAESDRYNRFWRGVPPKSKGDWAFISHMVEAALEKEGRVSVVVPHGVLFRGGAEGRIRQKMIEENLLDAVIGLPGNLFTTTSIPVAILVFDRSREKGGTNQGRRDVLFVDASRDYLPGKNQNALSDDHIRKIMETVQARQEVEKYAHVAPFDEIKENDFNLNIPRYVDTFEEEAEIDIDAVQVEIEQLEEELVAVRARMAAMLKEIER encoded by the coding sequence ATGAAGATTGATCAGAAAGACATCAACAACGCGGCCTGGGCGGCCTGTGACACATTCCGGGGCGTTGTCGATCCGGCTCAGTACAAAGACTACATCCTGGTCATGCTGTTTGTGAAGTACATTTCCGACGTCTGGAAGGATCATTACGAGGAGTACCGGGCACAGTACGGCGATGACGATGTTCGCATCCGCCGTAAGCTGGAGCGGGAGCGATTCGTGCTGCCGGTGGTGGAGCTGAAGCACCCCGAGACCGGCGAGGTGGAAGACCGTTTCCTGGCGGATTTCTACAGCCTCTACGAGCGGCGCAGTGCGGCGAATATCGGCGAGTTGATTAACATCGTCCTGGACCACATCGAGGAGACCAATAAGGCAAAGCTGGAAGGGGTGTTCCGCAACATCGACTTCAACAGCGAGGCCAATCTGGGGAAGACCAAGGACCGGAACCGGCGGCTGAAGCTTCTCCTGGAGGACTTCAACAAACCACAGCTTGACATGAGCCCGCGCCGGGTCTCCGAGGACGTCATCGGCAACACCTACATCTACCTGATTGAGCGGTTCGCCGCCGACGCCGGGAAGAAGGCGGGCGAGTTCTATACGCCACATATGATTTCAAAGCTAGTGGCATTATTGGGCGGCCCGAAGCCCGGAAACCGGATCTGCGACCCGGCCTGCGGCTCCGGCGGTCTCCTCATCGAAGCGGCCCGGGAGGTGGGGGACCGGAACTTCGCCCTGTTCGGCATGGAGTCAAACGGCAGCACCTGGGCCCTGGCCCGGATGAACATGTTCCTCCATGGCTTCGACAGTGCCCGCATCGAGTGGTGCGACACCTTGACCAGCCCGGCGCTGGTGGAGAACGACCGGCTGATGAAGTTCGACGTGGTGGTGGCAAATCCGCCGTTCTCCCTCGATAAATGGGGGGCGGACGAGGCGGAAAGCGATCGCTATAACCGGTTCTGGCGTGGCGTTCCCCCCAAGAGCAAGGGGGACTGGGCCTTCATCAGCCACATGGTGGAGGCTGCCCTCGAAAAAGAAGGGCGGGTGTCCGTGGTAGTCCCCCACGGGGTGCTGTTCCGAGGGGGGGCGGAGGGGCGCATCCGGCAGAAGATGATCGAAGAGAACCTGCTGGATGCCGTCATCGGGCTGCCGGGAAATCTTTTCACCACCACCTCTATCCCGGTGGCGATCCTGGTTTTCGACCGGAGTCGGGAAAAGGGGGGCACCAATCAGGGACGCAGGGACGTGCTCTTCGTCGATGCCAGCCGCGACTATCTGCCGGGCAAGAACCAGAACGCGCTCTCCGACGACCACATCCGGAAGATCATGGAGACCGTCCAGGCCCGCCAGGAGGTGGAGAAGTACGCCCACGTGGCGCCCTTCGACGAGATCAAGGAAAACGATTTCAACCTCAACATCCCCCGCTACGTGGACACCTTCGAGGAGGAGGCTGAGATTGATATCGATGCCGTGCAGGTCGAGATCGAGCAACTGGAGGAGGAGCTGGTGGCAGTGCGGGCTAGGATGGCGGCGATGCTGAAGGAGATCGAGCGATGA